The Streptomyces bacillaris sequence CGTCTCACCGAGAAGGGCGCGGAGTGGGCGGACGGCACCAGAGCGGAAGCTGCCGAAATCATCTGGTGCACCGGCTTTCGCCCCGCGCTTTCCCACCTTGCCCCGCTGGGCCTGCGAGGCGAACGCGGCCGCATCCCCACCCACGGCACTCGTGCCGTCGACGAACCTCGCCTGCACCTCCTCGGCTACGGCGACTGGACGGGTCCCGCATCGGCCACACTGATCGGCGTCGGCCGCCCGGCCCGGGACGCCGTCCGGGAGATCGCCGCCCTGCTGGGCTGATGCCTCCCGGCCGTGCTCAGGATGCGTCGAGGGCTGCGCTGTCCACTCGGCGCGCCACGACGCTGAAGGCCACGAGATGTTCCGGGGTCCCGCCACCACGGAGGTGCTGGACTCGCTGCTCCGAGTGGCCGGAGAGTCGCCCATCGCGCTGAACGACGAGCTGGTGCCCTACTGCGAGCACGCGGCGGCCGACGCCGCCGCGCCGCCCGTGGACATCGACACCGAACGCGTCGGCCCGGGCGGCCACCGGTTCTTCACGCCCCTGCTTCCCCAGGTCCCGGCCGGCGCCGGACAGGCCAACGCCCATACAGCCACCCGGACTCGTTGTGCAGCGACGGCGTGATACTCACCCCGAACCACAGCGGCAGCCGCCCCTGGGACACCACGTTGGTGAGGGGCCTGCGCCCCAGCCACCTCACCTCCGAACAGGTGATCGGGTTCGAGGAGCTGCGGCCGCAGAGCGGCAATGCCTGAGACGTCAGCGGCGCGGCGCTGGCAGGCGGTGAAGGAGCCAGGTGGCGTCACGCCCCACTCCACGCAGCGTCTTCGACGAGAAGCTCCGCTGGAAGTCCATGCCGACGAAGCCCAACCCCTTCACCGTGGTGGACAAGCCGCCGCGGTGAACGGGCGCTCCCGCCGCGTCCAGGGCTCCCGAGCCAGTCAGGTAGCTGAACACGGGGCGGTAGCCGGTGGCGAAGACGACCGCGTCGACGTCCTCCTTGGACCCGTCGGCCCACAGGACACCGCCGGTGGTGAACCGGCTGAACATGTCGCGGCGGTCGACGCCGTGCCCGTCGAGTGCGGCGCGGTAGTGCCCGTCGTCGATCACGGACACGGGGACCTTCGCGAGCAGACGGCGGATCGGTGCGATGTCGACCCGGGAGTACTTGAGCCACCAGTGCAGATCCCGGCCCAGCGGCTTCTGGGGAGTCCAGCCGACCGGGCGGCGGGTGGCGAGGGTGGTGTCGGCGACCGGGCCGAGTTCGGCGGCGATCTGGATCGCGGAGTTTCCTCCGCCGACCACGATCACCCGCTGCCCGGCGAACGCGCCGGGGCTGCGGTAGTCGGCGGCGTGCAGGACACGGCCGCCGAACCCCGGGTGTCCCTGGATATCGGGGGAGAACGGTGTGCCGTAGTCGCCGGTCGCGGCGATCACCGCAGGGGCGGTGAACTCCCGTCCGTCCTCGGACCGCACCCTCCACACGCTGTCCTGGCGGATAGCGGAGGCGACGACCGTCGAGGTGCGGATCGAGGCGGGCAGGCGCTCGGCGTAGGCGCGCAGGTAGTCCACGACTTCGTCGCGGCGCGGGTAGCGGTCCGGGTCGCCGGGGAACCGCATTCCGGGCAGGGAGGAGTACCGGGCAGGGGAGAAGAGGGTGAGGCTGTCGTAGTAGCGCGGCCAGGCCCCGCCCGGCTCCTCGGCGCTCTCCAGGACCAGCACCCGGGCGAAGCCGTGGCGCGGGGCGAGGGCGGCTGTGGCGAGACCGGACTGTCCGGCACCGATGACGATGAGATCAGCGTGCTCCATGAGAACCTGGACCTCTCACAATGAGTCGTTGTTTCGGGAAGTAACGAAATGTGGGGTGTGGGGCGTTGACGGAGGACAGGGGTGAGGGGGCCGTGCTCGATCCGGCGACGGCCGACTTCCTCAAGGCGCTGGCGAGCGAGACCCGCCAGCGGGTGATGTTCCAGTTCGCCGGTGGTGCCGAGCTGATGGTCGGCGAGGTCGCAGAACGGTGCGGACTGAAGGCGTCGACCGCCTCGGAGCACCTGAGCCTGCTGCGCCGGGGAGGGCTGGTCGTCGCCCGCAAGGAGGGCAGGCAGGTGTTCTATCGCGCCGACGGCGCGGCCATGGCCGAGCGGCTCTCCGACCTTCAGGCGTACCTGGCGGTCTGCTGCCCGCCCGGAACCGTCTGCTGACGCCGGACGGGGGCAGGCCGACAGTTCATCTGCGGGCGGCCGGGCGGAGGTCGAGCATGGCGGACATGGCGGCCACGACGGAGGGTGCGACCTGGTAGTAGACCCACGTTCCGCGCCGCTCCGAAGTCAGGAGCCCTGCCGCGCGGAGCTTTTTCAGGTGGTGGGAGACGGTCGGCTGGGAGACGCCGACGTCCTGGATGTCGCAGACGCATGCCTCTCCCCCCGGATGCGAGGCGACTTTGGAGAACAGGCGCAGCCGCACCGGGTCGGAGAGCGCCTTGAACATCGCGGCCATCCGCTCCGCGTCCGGGGCGGACAGCTCCCCGGCGGTGAGGGGCGGGCAGCACGGCACCACCGCTTCCGGGTCCGGCACCGGCGACTCGGCAACCTCAGAATTCGACATATGTCTATGTTGACGCTTGTCGATGTGAGTGGCAAGCTCCAAACATAGACAGCAATCGAAACAGCAGCCGACCTGCCGCCTTTTCCCGGAGGAGATCACCGCC is a genomic window containing:
- a CDS encoding flavin-containing monooxygenase — translated: MEHADLIVIGAGQSGLATAALAPRHGFARVLVLESAEEPGGAWPRYYDSLTLFSPARYSSLPGMRFPGDPDRYPRRDEVVDYLRAYAERLPASIRTSTVVASAIRQDSVWRVRSEDGREFTAPAVIAATGDYGTPFSPDIQGHPGFGGRVLHAADYRSPGAFAGQRVIVVGGGNSAIQIAAELGPVADTTLATRRPVGWTPQKPLGRDLHWWLKYSRVDIAPIRRLLAKVPVSVIDDGHYRAALDGHGVDRRDMFSRFTTGGVLWADGSKEDVDAVVFATGYRPVFSYLTGSGALDAAGAPVHRGGLSTTVKGLGFVGMDFQRSFSSKTLRGVGRDATWLLHRLPAPRR
- a CDS encoding ArsR/SmtB family transcription factor gives rise to the protein MTEDRGEGAVLDPATADFLKALASETRQRVMFQFAGGAELMVGEVAERCGLKASTASEHLSLLRRGGLVVARKEGRQVFYRADGAAMAERLSDLQAYLAVCCPPGTVC
- a CDS encoding ArsR/SmtB family transcription factor, whose protein sequence is MSNSEVAESPVPDPEAVVPCCPPLTAGELSAPDAERMAAMFKALSDPVRLRLFSKVASHPGGEACVCDIQDVGVSQPTVSHHLKKLRAAGLLTSERRGTWVYYQVAPSVVAAMSAMLDLRPAARR